A single genomic interval of Lynx canadensis isolate LIC74 chromosome A2, mLynCan4.pri.v2, whole genome shotgun sequence harbors:
- the DNAJB8 gene encoding dnaJ homolog subfamily B member 8, producing the protein MANYYEVLGVQASASPEDIKKAYRKLALRWHPDKNPDNKEEAEKKFKQVSEAYEVLSDSKKRSVYDRAGCNSWRAGGGASTPHSSPFDTGYTFRNPEDIFREFFGGLDPFSFDFWDTPFNSNRAGQGHGLRGAFSAGFGEFPAFMEAFSSFDALSRGGGASHTTFSSTSFGGSGSSGFKSVMSSTELINGHKVTTKRIMENGQERVEVEEDGRLRSVTINGKEQLKQVDK; encoded by the coding sequence ATGGCCAACTATTACGAAGTGCTGGGGGTGCAGGCGAGCGCCTCCCCAGAGGACATCAAGAAGGCCTACCGCAAGCTGGCCTTGCGCTGGCACCCGGACAAGAACCCCGACAACAAGGAGGAGGCTGAGAAGAAGTTCAAGCAGGTGTCCGAGGCCTACGAGGTGCTGTCTGACTCCAAGAAGCGCTCCGTGTACGACCGAGCGGGCTGCAACAGCTGGCGGGCCGGTGGCGGGGCCAGCACCCCCCACAGCAGCCCCTTCGACACCGGCTACACCTTCCGTAACCCCGAGGACATCTTCCGCGAGTTTTTCGGCGGCCTGGACCCCTTCTCGTTCGACTTCTGGGACACCCCTTTCAACAGCAACCGCGCTGGCCAGGGCCACGGACTGAGGGGGGCCTTCTCGGCCGGCTTCGGCGAGTTCCCGGCCTTCATGGAAGCCTTCTCGTCCTTCGACGCCCTGAGCCGGGGTGGTGGTGCCAGCCACACCACCTTCTCATCCACCTCCTTCGGGGGCTCCGGCAGCTCGGGGTTCAAGTCGGTGATGTCGTCTACCGAGCTGATCAACGGACACAAGGTCACCACCAAGCGCATCATGGAGAACGGGCAGGAGCgcgtggaggtggaggaggacgGGCGGCTCAGATCCGTGACCATCAATGGCAAGGAGCAGCTCAAGCAGGTGGACAAGTGA